The sequence below is a genomic window from Phoenix dactylifera cultivar Barhee BC4 chromosome 8, palm_55x_up_171113_PBpolish2nd_filt_p, whole genome shotgun sequence.
GGCTCCCCGGAAAACTTGTTCGATCCCCATCAGCTAACTTCTATTGACAGTCCAAAGGGGCTCTGGTGCTACACACCTCTCTTTTATTATGAGAATACGGGATATCAAAGACGCAAGGTGCCAGTGGGCGGAGGAAGCTGGATACAGAAAGCGCACAACAACCCGCCGGGACAAGCCTGGTACACGCAGAGGCTTGAGTACCCCATAGAGATCCACGGCAAGACTGGTACAAGCGAAATTTTACGTGTTAAATTCCACATGAAGCAGTTTACAGATGTACAGGTGAAAAAGAGGACAGCTTAGAAACTATCTTAGCTCTCCATCTCAATAGTTTGGCTTGGAAAAAATGCATACTTATTTAGATCTGACTCATCGATATCACATAGTTTGTCTCTCTTATATATCGTCACGGTTGCAGCCTCGGCCTACCTATGCTCTCTGTCAGATTTATCGGAGAAAAGAAACGCAGCTATCTGCTTCTGCTACGGCAAATGAGCATCTGGGCCAACATACTGATCATCGTACAGGTGCAATTGTTCATGGCCAGCAGGTGCAgcagaaaaacatatatatgcttAGTTATAGTATCTGAATTTCTCTCCAGTCACTAACCTTTCAGGCATTGCAGGACGCTATGCACATGGTGACTGGGAATAGGGGCACTCAACCGAACTCTGGCGGGGATGGAACTTATCAGCTGCCAGAAAATATTATAACTCAGACGCATGACAGTGGTGCAATTGAGCAGCTATCAAAAGGATCAGCTCTGGACACCGGAGAGGCTGAGCAAAACCAGGTTAGTTTATAACCTTACTAGGACGAAGACAAATAAGTTCTTCGTGGTGACGACCCTTCTGTTTGCAGCTTAACCGGTACCCTAATTCAAAGGAGAAAACTATTGCAAGGTGGGAATGGGACCAGTTTGAACCGACGGAGATTGAACGCATTCTCGAGATGGAACCCTTTGCCACGAGCCAGGAGAGTCCCTGCATCATCCTTGCACAAGAAGGTAATCTTTCATAAGTAAATGGATgggaaaaaaaaacgaaaaaacaaAACTGGATTCGAGAAAGTTCTGTTGATAATTAAGATGGTAAATCAGGTCAGGCCCCCCGATTGACTGTCGCTAAAACATTTTAGTCCAAAAAGTTTACACTCCATCCTCATTTCGATGATCGCTTTATGTTTAATCCGTAGCTTGTTTGCAGCCGTATATACGGGTAAAACACGTGTACCTGCGTACAGGCACTAAAGGTACGGGCGAAATATTAAAATGGCATCAAATAACGGATCGGAAGTTAAGTTCCCCTCTAAATGCATGAGATGTAGTAAATATGAGATAATTTAAAATAAGATAATCTCGCAAGCAGCTTGTTATTCCAAGTAGCTTTGGAGGCCCCTTAGAGGAAGCCCCCTCTCTTGCTTCTTGTAGCTTGTGTTGGCCTTTGCTTGCTAGATTTTCCGTAGATTCAACCTCGCACACGTTCAACATGATCTTCGATGTTGCAGCGGTGTGGAGGCATTATGAACTTAGGCTATGATACTAATTGATGCCAAGAGCTGTAGAACTTGCGTTTAAAATAACAGAAATGGAAAGGATGCCTACAGAACTAATTGTACAAAGGCAGAAACCCCGCTATGCATGTGCAACATAAGATGTTGGAGCCTAAATGGCGGTAGTGGCAAATCTATAAACCAATTAGCTTTCGACGAAGCTGGTGTTGGGAAACCatacatgccgcagaaaattaaaactgTAGTGGAAGATGCATGCACGGTtcattcatcacatgaacgtattttaaaatcgTTTGTAAATAGATTAAGATTAAATATTTTAGAGaaaaagatctgatcttcaccttatgcgggtagatgTTTATCGCAATCTAATGATCGTGGTAATATTGaaaggctcgcttgaagccgcacatgtgtctggcctctacggatatccacatgaggtagaggaccaatccaagcgTCTGAATCTcttcggggtgctagctctttTGCAGAGATTGCTTTTGATGGCTACaattctctctttcaatcaactcttgatttttTATGAGAGGAAGATAAAGgatgaaggaggaagaaaggccatgcctctctttttcttttccttgcagtGGAACTAGAGGAAGGGGAGAAGGAGGTTCAGCCGCCCctaatattttcttcttttcttatgtgcggaagaagagaaaggggaGAGGGGG
It includes:
- the LOC113463067 gene encoding uncharacterized protein LOC113463067: MSDLESIPELYQLYRKLQSTLADLPENPGCIRLLQLYASHEPEEKGSPENLFDPHQLTSIDSPKGLWCYTPLFYYENTGYQRRKVPVGGGSWIQKAHNNPPGQAWYTQRLEYPIEIHGKTGTSEILRVKFHMKQFTDVQPRPTYALCQIYRRKETQLSASATANEHLGQHTDHRTGAIVHGQQDAMHMVTGNRGTQPNSGGDGTYQLPENIITQTHDSGAIEQLSKGSALDTGEAEQNQLNRYPNSKEKTIARWEWDQFEPTEIERILEMEPFATSQESPCIILAQEDNINIHGDTPGSSIRSFQAQSMRGTSSQISIQNENSTRKRKVDVAVVNFSDGTCRVIEDKGLIEVLKKTKHNTSPPFQSWNAPQERDTVEGQSSMHSHVAEYWTIGLHENDNLQGNNSRYQSYMPSQEGSLINNQNYQQSSFPMDAAPWAGVNLANQRNVQSNDPGYVSDDSSTDQD